One window of Mycobacteriales bacterium genomic DNA carries:
- a CDS encoding DUF4193 domain-containing protein, with translation MATDYDTPRATDDDLGEDSLEELKARRDAQAGSVDVDEAELAESLELPGADLSGEELTVRVMPRQADEFTCSRCFLVHHRSQLASEKNGKMICRECGA, from the coding sequence ATGGCAACCGATTACGACACCCCACGCGCGACCGATGACGATCTTGGCGAGGACAGCCTCGAGGAGCTCAAGGCGCGCCGCGACGCCCAGGCCGGCAGCGTCGACGTCGACGAGGCCGAACTGGCGGAGTCGCTCGAGCTGCCGGGCGCCGACCTGTCCGGAGAAGAGCTCACGGTCCGGGTCATGCCGCGCCAGGCGGACGAGTTCACCTGTTCCCGGTGTTTCCTCGTGCACCACCGCAGCCAACTGGCGAGCGAGAAGAACGGCAAGATGATCTGCCGGGAGTGCGGCGCCTGA
- a CDS encoding gamma carbonic anhydrase family protein, giving the protein MPIYALGDRSPTIDPTAFVHPDAVVIGAVTIAAQASIWPGSVLRGDYGRIEVGARTSIQDGTVVHATDDLPTRIGADCVVGHLAHLEGCTVEDGSLIGSGSVVLHRAVVRSGALVGAGAVVPNDTEVPTGAMALGVPARIRPDAVPAGIFDEAVRRYVENAERYRRELRRL; this is encoded by the coding sequence ATGCCGATCTATGCGCTCGGCGATCGCTCGCCGACAATCGACCCCACCGCCTTCGTCCATCCGGATGCCGTCGTTATCGGGGCAGTGACCATCGCCGCGCAGGCGAGTATCTGGCCCGGATCGGTGCTCCGGGGGGACTACGGGCGGATCGAGGTCGGTGCCCGAACCTCGATCCAGGACGGGACGGTCGTCCACGCCACCGACGATCTGCCCACCCGCATCGGGGCGGACTGCGTCGTCGGGCACCTCGCGCACCTCGAGGGCTGCACCGTCGAGGACGGCAGCCTGATCGGGTCCGGTTCGGTCGTGCTGCACCGTGCCGTCGTGCGCTCCGGCGCGCTTGTCGGAGCCGGCGCGGTCGTCCCCAATGACACCGAGGTGCCGACGGGGGCCATGGCCCTCGGCGTGCCCGCCCGGATCCGCCCGGATGCCGTCCCGGCCGGGATCTTCGACGAAGCGGTCCGCCGCTACGTCGAGAACGCCGAGCGCTACCGCCGGGAACTGCGCCGGCTCTGA
- a CDS encoding acyl-CoA dehydrogenase family protein yields MDFRDTTEEAAFRKELRDWLTAALPADWSSRPPHVGRWDVEFARDWSRRLYEAGYVGITWPAEYGGRGLPPIYEGIYLEESARIDSPGHLGVIGLGMAGPTIIAWGSDEQKRRFLPKLLSAEEVWCQGFSEPGSGSDLAGAKTRAVLDGDEWVVTGQKVWSSYAHLADWCILVVRTDPEAPRHRGLSYLLVDMSSPGVEVRPLRQITGDPEFNEIFFTDVRVPRDSMLGAPGEGWNVAMTTLLHERGTLGFALTGQLERQVNRLVRLAREPGPDGRTAADDPLVRDQIAQHWVDLQALRYTNYRSLTALLKTGVPGPEGSISKLHMSETNQRLTKLAQSINGLTGQLTGDGAVLDGYWTYHQLRSRGNTIEAGTSEILRNIIAERVVGLPRSR; encoded by the coding sequence GTGGACTTCCGTGACACCACCGAGGAGGCGGCGTTCCGCAAGGAGCTCCGCGACTGGCTGACCGCGGCCCTGCCGGCCGACTGGTCGAGCCGGCCGCCACACGTCGGCCGCTGGGACGTCGAATTCGCCCGGGACTGGAGCCGGCGGCTCTACGAGGCCGGATACGTCGGGATCACCTGGCCGGCCGAATACGGGGGCCGCGGGCTGCCGCCGATCTACGAGGGCATCTACCTCGAGGAGAGCGCCCGGATCGACTCGCCCGGTCACCTCGGGGTGATCGGCCTCGGCATGGCAGGTCCGACGATCATCGCCTGGGGTAGCGACGAGCAGAAACGCCGGTTCCTGCCCAAGCTGCTGTCCGCCGAGGAGGTCTGGTGCCAGGGCTTCTCCGAGCCGGGCAGCGGATCGGACCTCGCCGGCGCCAAGACCCGGGCCGTCCTCGACGGTGACGAATGGGTGGTGACCGGGCAGAAGGTTTGGTCGAGCTACGCCCATCTGGCCGACTGGTGCATCCTCGTCGTCCGCACCGACCCCGAGGCGCCGCGCCACCGCGGGCTGTCCTACCTGCTCGTTGACATGAGCAGTCCCGGCGTGGAGGTCCGGCCGCTGCGGCAGATAACCGGGGACCCCGAGTTCAACGAGATCTTCTTCACCGACGTTCGGGTTCCGCGGGACTCGATGCTCGGCGCTCCGGGCGAGGGGTGGAACGTCGCGATGACGACCCTGCTCCACGAACGGGGCACCCTCGGCTTCGCGCTGACCGGTCAGCTCGAGCGACAGGTCAACCGCCTGGTCCGGCTCGCCCGCGAACCCGGTCCGGACGGGCGGACGGCGGCCGACGACCCGCTGGTCCGGGACCAGATCGCGCAGCATTGGGTCGACCTACAGGCCCTGCGCTACACGAACTACCGCTCGCTGACCGCACTGCTCAAGACCGGCGTGCCGGGCCCGGAAGGCTCGATCTCCAAGCTGCACATGAGCGAGACCAACCAGCGGCTCACCAAGCTCGCCCAGTCGATCAACGGGTTGACCGGCCAGCTGACCGGCGACGGGGCCGTCCTCGACGGCTACTGGACCTACCATCAGCTGCGCAGCCGGGGGAACACGATCGAGGCCGGCACCTCCGAGATCCTCCGCAACATCATCGCCGAGCGCGTCGTCGGCCTCCCGCGCAGCCGCTGA
- a CDS encoding acyl-CoA dehydrogenase: MDFAFSDEQEMLRAAARAYLADRYTPERVIELADSPDGWDPASWQALANLGWLEPDLGVLEHAVLFEETGAALYPGPFFSTIGLAGPALPEDLAAAVARGERSATVAVAEPGGPASLADADRVATTADAAGRLTGHKILVPDLTSVTDVLVVARGPQGVGLFHVEAPGAVTARETIDRTRRLGELVLDATPARPLPEATSLPLLRLNALAALACEAVGVGQRALDFATEHAKTREQFGRVIGTYQAVSHKIADMFVQVQLARSLAYWAAWCVAEGDDQAPLAVAAAASDAAAAAVAACENAIQVHGGVGFTWEHPLHRFYKRAQWIQAYEGPGQRHRAAIATALLG; the protein is encoded by the coding sequence ATGGACTTCGCCTTCTCCGACGAGCAAGAGATGCTCCGCGCGGCCGCTCGCGCCTACCTCGCCGACCGCTACACCCCCGAGCGGGTGATCGAGCTCGCCGACTCGCCGGACGGGTGGGATCCGGCCTCCTGGCAGGCCCTCGCGAACCTCGGCTGGCTGGAGCCCGATCTCGGCGTCCTGGAGCACGCCGTCCTGTTCGAGGAGACCGGCGCCGCCCTGTATCCGGGTCCGTTCTTCTCCACCATCGGCCTGGCCGGCCCGGCGCTCCCCGAGGACCTCGCCGCCGCGGTCGCCCGCGGCGAACGCTCGGCCACCGTGGCGGTTGCGGAGCCGGGCGGCCCGGCCTCGCTGGCAGACGCCGACCGGGTGGCCACCACCGCGGATGCCGCCGGCCGGCTCACCGGCCACAAGATCCTCGTCCCCGACCTCACCTCGGTCACCGACGTGCTCGTCGTCGCCCGCGGGCCGCAGGGGGTCGGCCTCTTCCACGTCGAGGCCCCCGGCGCGGTCACGGCCCGGGAGACCATCGACCGGACCCGAAGGCTCGGTGAGCTCGTCCTCGACGCCACCCCGGCCCGGCCACTGCCGGAGGCCACGAGCCTCCCCCTGCTGCGCCTCAACGCCCTGGCCGCGCTCGCTTGCGAGGCCGTCGGTGTCGGCCAGCGGGCCCTGGACTTCGCGACCGAACACGCCAAGACCCGCGAGCAGTTCGGCCGGGTCATCGGTACCTACCAGGCCGTCTCGCACAAGATCGCCGACATGTTCGTACAGGTCCAGCTCGCCCGTTCGCTCGCCTACTGGGCCGCCTGGTGCGTGGCGGAGGGCGACGACCAGGCGCCGCTCGCCGTGGCCGCGGCAGCCTCCGACGCGGCGGCGGCGGCAGTGGCGGCCTGTGAGAATGCGATCCAGGTGCACGGTGGGGTCGGGTTCACCTGGGAGCACCCGTTGCACCGCTTCTACAAGCGGGCGCAGTGGATCCAGGCCTACGAGGGTCCCGGGCAGCGGCACCGGGCTGCGATCGCGACCGCCCTGCTCGGCTGA
- a CDS encoding N,N-dimethylformamidase beta subunit family domain-containing protein translates to MPRRLAAAALLALAVGCSGTAPPPTPPSPDPAPSSPAATSPPSVPLMPTGDWSVHTAGPQDAIEGFTDRVSVLPGTPVRLYISTTATSYRIEAFRMGFYAGAWAARVWTSPTEPGRRQAGADLTGGTFTAVARWRVSVTVATTGWPAGDYLFRLDAANGDQRFVPLTLRSPSTAGRIVLLAAVTTWQAYNSWGGYSLYRGPNGFADRARVVSFDRPYAYGEGAADFVGNELPAVILAESLRLPVAYATDVELDDDPGLLDGARAVISMGHDEYYSQAMRDALTRARDRGVNLAFLGANAVYRHIRFAPAGAVPDRLEIDYKSFLDDPLHTSDPAGATGPAWRSPPDPRPESVLTGTYYQCNPVDADMVVADPGSWLLAGIVTPGEHLHRLVGSEYDAVDPSVPTPQPIEVLFHSPLTCGSGRPFADAAYYTTPSGAGVFDSGTSSWVCAIAVFLCEKGHGDPAAQRVVTAVTTRLLEAFAAGPAGAVHPARQNLARLGIAAPPVAPTR, encoded by the coding sequence ATGCCCCGACGCCTGGCCGCTGCGGCCCTGCTCGCCCTCGCGGTCGGCTGTTCGGGTACCGCGCCCCCCCCGACGCCGCCGAGCCCGGACCCCGCGCCCAGCTCACCGGCCGCCACCAGTCCCCCATCGGTGCCGCTGATGCCGACCGGGGACTGGTCGGTGCACACCGCCGGGCCGCAGGACGCCATCGAGGGGTTCACCGACCGGGTGAGCGTGCTCCCGGGCACCCCGGTGCGCCTCTACATCTCGACGACGGCGACGAGCTACCGGATCGAGGCGTTCCGGATGGGCTTCTACGCGGGGGCGTGGGCGGCCCGTGTCTGGACCAGCCCGACGGAGCCCGGGCGACGCCAGGCCGGCGCGGACCTCACCGGCGGCACCTTCACCGCCGTCGCCCGTTGGCGGGTGTCGGTCACCGTCGCGACCACCGGCTGGCCGGCCGGGGACTACCTGTTTCGGCTGGACGCCGCGAACGGCGACCAGCGATTCGTCCCGCTCACCCTGCGCAGTCCGAGCACGGCCGGCCGGATCGTTCTGCTCGCGGCGGTGACGACCTGGCAGGCTTACAACAGTTGGGGTGGCTACAGCCTCTACCGGGGACCGAACGGGTTCGCCGACCGGGCCCGGGTGGTGTCGTTCGACCGGCCGTACGCCTACGGGGAAGGCGCAGCCGACTTCGTCGGCAACGAGCTCCCGGCGGTGATCCTGGCCGAGAGCCTGCGCCTGCCGGTGGCCTACGCGACGGACGTCGAACTCGACGACGACCCCGGTTTGCTCGACGGCGCCCGGGCGGTGATCTCCATGGGCCACGACGAGTACTACTCGCAGGCGATGCGCGACGCGCTGACCCGGGCCCGGGACCGCGGCGTGAACCTGGCCTTCCTCGGCGCCAACGCCGTCTACCGTCACATCCGGTTCGCCCCCGCCGGGGCCGTACCGGACCGGCTGGAGATCGACTACAAGAGCTTCCTCGACGACCCGCTGCACACCAGCGACCCGGCGGGCGCCACCGGCCCGGCCTGGCGCAGCCCGCCCGACCCGCGCCCGGAGAGCGTGCTCACCGGCACCTACTACCAGTGCAACCCGGTCGACGCGGACATGGTGGTCGCCGACCCGGGCAGCTGGTTGCTCGCCGGCATCGTCACCCCCGGTGAGCACCTGCACCGCCTCGTCGGCTCGGAATACGACGCCGTCGACCCGTCGGTACCGACCCCGCAGCCGATCGAGGTGCTTTTCCACTCCCCGCTCACCTGCGGCAGCGGGCGACCGTTCGCCGACGCGGCGTACTACACGACGCCGAGCGGCGCGGGGGTCTTCGACTCCGGAACGAGCTCCTGGGTCTGCGCCATCGCCGTCTTCCTCTGCGAGAAGGGCCATGGCGATCCGGCCGCCCAGCGGGTGGTCACCGCGGTGACCACCCGGCTGCTCGAGGCCTTCGCCGCTGGGCCGGCCGGCGCGGTGCATCCGGCCCGGCAGAACCTGGCTCGGCTCGGAATCGCTGCGCCCCCGGTGGCACCCACCCGCTGA
- a CDS encoding aldehyde dehydrogenase family protein: MSVTAEARADSATFNSLSPATGEVVATLPVDGPEQVAAAVVRAREAAGWWRELGFAGRRRRLRTFQGVLLRGRDELLDLIHRENGKPIVDAWIEHTLALEHIGWAARHAGKVLGRQRPGGSLMLANISARLEYQPLGVVGVIGPWNYPLFTPMGSIAYALAAGNTVVFKPSEYTPAVGRWLADAFADVVDQRPVFQVVTGFGETGAALCRSGVNKIAFTGSAPTGRKIMATCAETLTPVLLELGGNDAMIVDDDADVAAAARAALWGGCANAGQTCIGIERVYATAAVYDSLVDKVRELAGPLRAGAGSDAALGPITMPKQVELIEAHVRDALDRGARTVVGGLESIHAPYVEPIVLVDVPEDARLMQEETFGPVLPIIKVQDADEAVARANASPFGLGAAVFAKRRGVDIARRLQTGMVSVNSMQAFAGLPSLPFGGVGDSGFGRIHGADGLREFTRPKATAVQRFKLPAELLAFDRPAWLPRAVQRVDELRYGRRRPPG, translated from the coding sequence ATGTCCGTCACCGCCGAGGCCCGCGCCGATTCCGCCACCTTCAACTCGCTGTCCCCCGCAACCGGCGAGGTCGTCGCAACCCTCCCGGTCGACGGACCCGAGCAGGTGGCCGCCGCCGTCGTCCGGGCCCGGGAAGCCGCTGGCTGGTGGCGGGAGCTCGGCTTCGCGGGCCGGCGCCGCCGGCTGCGCACCTTCCAAGGTGTCCTGCTCCGTGGCCGGGACGAGCTGCTCGACCTGATCCATCGGGAGAACGGCAAGCCGATCGTCGATGCGTGGATCGAGCACACCCTCGCCCTGGAGCACATCGGCTGGGCGGCGCGGCATGCGGGCAAGGTGCTCGGGCGGCAGCGGCCGGGGGGGTCGCTCATGCTGGCCAACATCTCCGCCCGGCTCGAATACCAGCCGCTCGGCGTGGTGGGCGTCATCGGGCCGTGGAACTACCCGCTGTTCACGCCGATGGGATCGATCGCCTACGCGCTCGCCGCCGGCAACACCGTCGTGTTCAAGCCAAGCGAATACACCCCGGCGGTGGGCCGCTGGCTGGCTGACGCCTTCGCCGACGTCGTCGACCAACGCCCCGTGTTCCAGGTGGTGACCGGCTTCGGCGAGACGGGGGCGGCCTTGTGCCGGTCCGGCGTCAACAAGATCGCTTTCACCGGATCGGCCCCCACGGGTCGCAAGATCATGGCCACCTGCGCCGAGACGCTCACCCCGGTGCTACTGGAGCTAGGCGGCAACGATGCCATGATCGTGGACGACGACGCCGACGTGGCCGCGGCGGCGCGGGCCGCGCTTTGGGGGGGCTGCGCGAATGCGGGCCAGACCTGCATCGGCATCGAGCGGGTCTACGCGACGGCGGCGGTCTACGACTCGCTCGTGGACAAGGTCCGTGAGCTCGCCGGCCCGCTGCGCGCCGGGGCCGGGTCGGACGCGGCGCTCGGACCGATCACGATGCCGAAGCAGGTCGAGCTGATCGAGGCGCACGTCCGGGACGCTCTGGACCGCGGGGCCCGGACCGTCGTGGGCGGCCTGGAGTCCATCCATGCGCCCTACGTGGAACCGATCGTCCTGGTCGACGTACCGGAGGACGCCCGGCTCATGCAGGAGGAGACCTTCGGCCCGGTGCTCCCGATCATCAAGGTGCAGGACGCGGACGAGGCGGTGGCTCGGGCCAACGCCTCGCCGTTCGGTCTCGGGGCGGCGGTCTTCGCCAAGCGACGCGGCGTCGACATCGCCCGTCGGCTCCAGACCGGCATGGTCAGCGTCAACTCGATGCAGGCGTTCGCCGGGTTGCCGTCCTTGCCGTTCGGCGGGGTTGGGGACTCCGGCTTCGGTCGGATCCACGGCGCCGACGGGTTACGCGAGTTCACCCGACCCAAGGCCACCGCCGTACAGCGGTTCAAGCTGCCGGCGGAGCTGCTGGCCTTCGACCGGCCGGCCTGGCTGCCGCGGGCCGTGCAGCGGGTCGACGAGTTGCGCTACGGTCGCCGCCGCCCTCCGGGTTAG